TATCAGCTAAAACGCTGGGAGAACGAGCAGAATAGCGTTATTGCGGAGTGGAGCGACAACATGAAGGCATGGACTCAAGCTGGTAAGGATGCCGGACTTTACATGAGCGCCGCAATCCCTTTCTGGCTGGATGCACGCGAGTCGGCAGAAGGCGGAGGTACATTCAGCCGTTGGGTGATTGATCACTTTGATGCGGTAGCCATCATGGCTTATCGGGATCGTGGTCAGCAGATGTATGATCTGTCCAAGGAAGAGCTGGACGAAGCGGATGAGCTTGGCAAGAAAGTATGGGTTGGAGCCGAACTGGCAGACACGCATGAGGGCGATCATCTAACTTTTTTCAGCAAATCCATCACCAATATGGACGAAGAAATGAAGAAAGTGTTTGATCTTGGCGCTTCTCATTCCTCCTTTGCAGGTGTCGCTGTGCATCATTATGAAGCATGGTATGCAAAGGAAAACGGAATTCCGCTGGCTCGAAAGAGCGAGGAGAAGAAGTAGCGGGTGTTTATAATAGGTGTATGCCGTTTACAGTAAGAGCACTGTCATATGTCATGAGGAAAAGGCAAGTCTCCGGTCAAGGAGGCTTGCCTTTTTGTTTGGGTTTGCTTAGGGTACGCATGGTTTGCGGGCAAATCAGCTTTTGTTTTTCTCGGCCGTTCGATAGCGGTTGGGTGGCAGACCGACCTGCTTTTTGAACGCTTTGGAGAAGGAGAACAGGTCGGGGTAACCCACCGAGTGCGCAACTTCAGTTAACGTTAACGGGGTCTGAACAAGCAGCCGTTTGGCCTGATTCATTTTGAGACGTTGAATGTACTGGACAGGAGACAGGCCGTAGGCTTTGCGGAATTGTTTGGTAAAATGGGTCCGATCCACGCCTGCGTGTGAAGATACACCTTCCACAGTAATGCCGCCAGCAAAGTGAATATCCATGTACTCCTTCCCCTTTTGCAGCCATGGTGTGGCAGAGTCTGGTTGAAGCACTCGGGTAGCGGGAGATTTGGCAATTCGGTCAAACAATCCGAGAAAACGAGTAAGTCGTCCCAGGTCGCTTGCGCCTCCCTGAGGTTTGCGAACCTCTTCCATAAAAGCACGCATGCCACTTGCCGTCTCTGGGGTAAGTACACCTGAGCGATGCGGCGTGTCCGGGGTAAGCCCGATTCGTGTCAGAAGTTCAGCTGCATGTTTTCCATCAAAGG
Above is a window of Paenibacillus sp. E222 DNA encoding:
- a CDS encoding AraC family transcriptional regulator, whose amino-acid sequence is MIESMKEDHHEFLDIIFFTPSEFEKAGGAWPIRIGRNIAKSNYHIGPRTTPFHYLIFVLEGEGTFIQNGHRYSLRARDAFCLYPQVTHEYWSDPKESLHKIFIAFDGKHAAELLTRIGLTPDTPHRSGVLTPETASGMRAFMEEVRKPQGGASDLGRLTRFLGLFDRIAKSPATRVLQPDSATPWLQKGKEYMDIHFAGGITVEGVSSHAGVDRTHFTKQFRKAYGLSPVQYIQRLKMNQAKRLLVQTPLTLTEVAHSVGYPDLFSFSKAFKKQVGLPPNRYRTAEKNKS